The DNA sequence GGGGTTCATGCTTTCTTAAGGATCTTAAGGCATTGTCCAAATTTTCAAGATCAAAGGGCGTAGCACTACCATTAACCGAGGCTACACTGTTCGTCAACGAGATTCAACCTTTGAATGCTGTTAATATTGCTGAGAAATTACTAGGCGATATACAGAGCATGAGAATTGCCATACTGGGCTTATCCTTTAAACCTGGAACAGACGATATAAGGGAGGCTGTTTCAATAAAAATAGTAAAAGAGCTACTTAGAAGAGAGGCAAAAATTGTAGCCTATGACCCAGCCGCTATAGAAAATGTAAGAAAAATATTCGGTAATAGAATAGAATATTCAAAATCCGCATTAGAATGTATTAATAGTGCAGATTGCTCCATTATTGTAACAGAGTGGTCTGAGTTCTCAAAAATCAAACCTGAGGACTTTATCTCCAGAATGAGAAATCCGATCGTTATCGATGGTAGACGAATATATGAACCTGAAGAGTTTTCAAGCAAGCTTAGATATATTGCAATAGGTCTTGGTTCTAAAGACATCCAGCTTGAACGAGATGAAAGTATATGGATCAATCCAGCATTAGCGGTTAACGTAATAGTTGAGGATGGGGGTGAAGTGATGCTCGTTAGAAGAAACTGCGAGCCATTCAAGCGATTATGGAGCTTGCCAGGTGGGTATGTGGAATATGGTGAAACAGTTGAAAATGCTGCTAAGAGGGAAGTTAAGGAGGAGAGCGGCCTAGATATCGAACTATCAAGAATAATTGGAATATATTCAGATTCTTATCGCCATCCATGGAAACATGTAATAGCGATATGCTATTTAGCTCATACAGATAAAGGAGAAATAAATACCGAATTTCAAGATGTTAAATTCTTTATATTAAGTAAAATTCCAGAAAATTTAGCATTTGATCATGTAACGATGTTGAGAGACTATATACGTGGTAATCCTTGAAGTTGGATCGGATAGCATGGCATTGAAAAATACCAAATCTTGGTGAAAGTATGAAAGTCTGGTTAGATGCCATTACCGCTAAAGACGCACTTCTAATGGTGAAGATTGCGGAGATGCTTGACAAGAAGGGAATTCCTAACTTCATCACTGCTAGAAACTATGATTATACTCAGAGTATCTTATCAAGGCATAATAGAACTTACTATGATGTGGGTCGTCATGGAGGGAAGGAACTATCTAGCAAACTTGATGCTAGTATTGACCGAATGAAAGATCTTAAAAAAGTCGCTAATAAGGAGAAACCAGATTGGCATATCTCGCTATCTTCTCCTGAGGCTACTAGGATAGCGTTTGGGTTAGGGGTGAAGATAATCCAGCTTAATGATGCACCTCACTCATATTGGGTCAATCACTTAACTCTTCCGCTAGCTAAATGGGTGATTATACCTTTAGCAATACCTCTAAGGAAATACATTGATTTTGTACCTTACAAGAAGATTATAACATACAAAGGTGTAGACGAGATAGCTTGGTTAAGAGACTTTGAACCACAGCCAAATGTATTGGCTGAGTTAGGGTTAAAACCAAGGAAATATATTGTCTTTAGACCACCTGAAATATATGCGTCTTATTATCCTACAAAAGTAGAGACTCAAGAGACAATAGAGCAAATTTTATCCTATCCAAAGGTGGTAGCTCTTCCTCGCTACCAGAAACAGAAGGAGGAGCTTAGTAAGAGAGATAACGTGGTAATTCTTCCTGGAGGTTTAGATTTCCAGAGCCTCCTATATTACTCTAATGCTGTGGTAACTGGGGGGGCTACTATATCGAGGGAAGCTGCGTTATTGGGTGTCCCATCAGTCTGTTTGTTCCCGAAACCTCTAGATATTGAATCTTGGTTAAGTGGCTTAGGCTATCCTCTATATAAGAATCCT is a window from the Candidatus Methylarchaceae archaeon HK02M2 genome containing:
- a CDS encoding nucleotide sugar dehydrogenase, with the translated sequence MKVAIFGLGYVGLTMATCIAKRDAKVIGCDVDTEKVRKINKGETPIHEPELPTLLKRNVKERRLSATEDARKAVKKSQIIFITVGTPNHTDGSINLDYVRSVSETIGKELKDLEDYKLVVLRSTVTPGTTYNLVKPALETTSNRICGKDFGLVYNPEFLSEGSAIKNTLNPDRIIIGEIDKKSGKALEKFYRWLHHKKLPPIIRTNPNTAELIKYTNNAFLAMKVSFINQIANLCQRIPNTDVEVIAKGIGLDERIAPLFLKAGFGWGGSCFLKDLKALSKFSRSKGVALPLTEATLFVNEIQPLNAVNIAEKLLGDIQSMRIAILGLSFKPGTDDIREAVSIKIVKELLRREAKIVAYDPAAIENVRKIFGNRIEYSKSALECINSADCSIIVTEWSEFSKIKPEDFISRMRNPIVIDGRRIYEPEEFSSKLRYIAIGLGSKDIQLERDESIWINPALAVNVIVEDGGEVMLVRRNCEPFKRLWSLPGGYVEYGETVENAAKREVKEESGLDIELSRIIGIYSDSYRHPWKHVIAICYLAHTDKGEINTEFQDVKFFILSKIPENLAFDHVTMLRDYIRGNP
- a CDS encoding DUF354 domain-containing protein; this translates as MKVWLDAITAKDALLMVKIAEMLDKKGIPNFITARNYDYTQSILSRHNRTYYDVGRHGGKELSSKLDASIDRMKDLKKVANKEKPDWHISLSSPEATRIAFGLGVKIIQLNDAPHSYWVNHLTLPLAKWVIIPLAIPLRKYIDFVPYKKIITYKGVDEIAWLRDFEPQPNVLAELGLKPRKYIVFRPPEIYASYYPTKVETQETIEQILSYPKVVALPRYQKQKEELSKRDNVVILPGGLDFQSLLYYSNAVVTGGATISREAALLGVPSVCLFPKPLDIESWLSGLGYPLYKNPTKNKLEELLYKPASRKPVTIKLESPIDVIERLLE